The Borreliella afzelii nucleotide sequence CAATTTCCCTAATGCAAGCGACATTTCTTTTTTTTGCTACATTTACTTTTATATTGTAATAAATTTCTCCAGATTTATTTGATAACTGTGTAATATCTTCTATTTTTACTTTTTGCATTTCAGTACCCCTACACCCACTTATTGAGAGTAGATGTACGAACCATCCAGATATTGGATCAATTTGTTTTAATTGTTTTATACATTTTGTAATTAGTTTGATAGTTTTAGGAGTTAAGTAGAACTTAGGGCTGGGTTTTAAATTTTCTTTTTTGGGTTTAGTTGAATTTTTTAGAGTATTTTTTAGGATTTTATTTTCATCTATTACTTTTTGATAATCTTTTAGTAGTTTAAGAATAAAATCTGTGTTTTCTTTATTTAAATTAAGATAATTATTAAAGTCCATAAAGTCCTCTTTTTACAAGTGTTACTTTTAAATTAAGTAAAAGTAATAAAAATATATAAAAATAGCAATTTTTATTTTACCAAAAACTTAAAATTTTAGTCAAATTGTGGTGCTTTTCATTGCATGTAGAATTTGGGCTGTAGAGTAGTTTTAATAAGCAGAAGTGATAGTTTTTAAGGGGTGCACACAAGAAAGACTATATACTTTAACTGATATATAGCAAATACCCCAAAATTTAATTTGTATGTGTTTTGTGATCATTTGTAATGCCCCCATCATTTGCAATGGAGGGATTTTTAAGAGTTGGTTAAAATTACATTTGAGTTTTGTTACTATGTAATCCGAAATGTAACAAAATTAAATATTTAAATCTTTAAAAAAAATTGTATATACTAAGTATTGCATTATCTTTGAGATTTATGGAGTAACTTATGAATGGAAAAATGAGAATGTTTATTATTTGTGTTTTTTTTACACTGATAATTTCTTGCAAGTATTATGCAAGTAGTGAAGATTTAAAAAATCTAGAACAAAATGTAAAAGGAAAAGTTAAGGGATTTTTAGATACAAAAGAAAGAATTGTTTCAGATGATCCAACAGTATATGAAATAGCAGAAAAATTAAAAGAAGAAGAATTAAAGGGTAAAAAAGAAAATAAAGAAGATGTTAATTTGGAAAATAAAGGGGAAAAAGAAGATTCTAATAAGAATGATTTAAAAGATAATGAAGATGCTAAAGTATTAAAACCCGAGCCTAAGCCTATAGCTTTAGAAAACAAAGAACCAAAATTAGAAAGATCAGAAATATTAAAACCAGAATTACCAGAAATGCCAAAATTGCCAGTAGTGTCAGTAGTAGTAAAACCAGTAGTTAAAGAAAAAACAGAAGAAGAGAAAGCTAGAGATAAAGAGTATGAAGATTTAAGAAGAAGAAGAATAGAACAATATCAAAAACAAGAAGAAGAAAGATTAAAAAGAAAAGCAGAAAGAGAAGAAAGGAAAAAATTAAGAGAATCAAGCGGAACTTTTCTTGAGAGAGCGACTAAAGGTAAAATTTCAACAGTAGTAAAACAAATAGACAAGATAATCAGTGATATTAATAGTATTAATCCAGGATCATCCTTTGAAGAAAGAATGGTAGTATCTGGAAAAGAAGTTGAAGATAAGGTTACGGGCGCTATTTATGATGATATTACTGATAATCGTTCAAATGGTAATTCTATTTATTCTGATTGGGGCGACTATTTAGAATATAATGGAAAGTTGTATAATCTCCTTGATAA carries:
- a CDS encoding tyrosine-type recombinase/integrase, yielding MDFNNYLNLNKENTDFILKLLKDYQKVIDENKILKNTLKNSTKPKKENLKPSPKFYLTPKTIKLITKCIKQLKQIDPISGWFVHLLSISGCRGTEMQKVKIEDITQLSNKSGEIYYNIKVNVAKKRNVACIREIVINSKEFDAIQTAHKNHFEEKNLDTRRTYLFQKSKHKFKDNQIDIIHISKKFKNLLKKSGFKVNKSLHLCRNLFISNLKANGYNSFQIKELMKYHSTSEIDNIYGLSSANKIQAYKLAKNSLKL